In Sulfitobacter sp. OXR-159, one DNA window encodes the following:
- the ade gene encoding adenine deaminase yields the protein MTDKTFPTWPDVAAQLVEVAAGRRAADTIITGGIWVNVHTRECLPDHDIAIAAGRIAFVGPDASHCRGDDTRIIEANGRYMVPGLCDGHMHIESTMLTPAEFARAVIPHGTTSAFTDPHEIANVLGLNGVRMMHDEALMQPINIFTQMPSCAPSAPGLETTGFEITAEDVAEAMAWPGIVGLGEMMNFPGVSNADPQMLAEIAATQRADKTVGGHYASPDLGPAFAAYVAGGPADDHEGTCEADAVARMRQGMRSMIRLGSAWYDVKTQITAITEKGLDPRNMILCTDDSHSGTITNEGHMNRVVRHAIDCGCDPLIALQMATINTATHFGLEREIGSLTPGRRADVILTSDLASFPVEAVIARGEVVAEDGKCLVDCPHFDWPNNARQTVNMARNLSADDFDIAAPEGANAVTANVIGVVENQAPTRALKFELPVTEGRVQGTGEVCQIALVERHRATGTVTNAFVSGFGYEGRMAMASTVAHDSHHMIVVGTDAEQMALAANRLREVGGGITIFREGEELALVALPIAGLMSDRPAAEVAADAEALVQAMIDCGCKLNNAYMQHSLLALVVIPELRISDLGLVDVQKFEIIPLLEPQT from the coding sequence ATGACAGATAAAACGTTCCCCACTTGGCCCGATGTGGCCGCACAATTGGTCGAGGTCGCCGCCGGGCGGCGCGCGGCCGATACGATCATCACCGGCGGCATTTGGGTGAATGTGCACACCCGCGAATGCCTGCCCGATCACGACATCGCCATTGCCGCCGGGCGCATCGCCTTTGTCGGGCCGGATGCCAGCCACTGCCGCGGCGATGATACCCGCATTATCGAGGCCAATGGCCGCTATATGGTCCCCGGTCTTTGCGACGGGCATATGCATATTGAATCGACCATGCTCACCCCGGCGGAGTTCGCCCGCGCCGTGATCCCGCATGGCACGACATCGGCCTTCACCGACCCGCATGAGATCGCCAATGTGCTGGGGCTGAACGGCGTGCGCATGATGCATGACGAAGCGCTGATGCAGCCGATTAACATCTTCACGCAAATGCCCTCCTGCGCGCCTTCGGCCCCGGGACTGGAAACCACGGGTTTTGAGATCACCGCCGAAGATGTGGCCGAGGCAATGGCATGGCCCGGCATCGTGGGCTTGGGCGAAATGATGAACTTCCCCGGTGTCAGCAATGCCGACCCGCAAATGCTGGCCGAGATTGCAGCGACGCAACGCGCGGACAAGACCGTGGGCGGGCATTATGCCTCCCCCGACCTCGGCCCCGCCTTTGCTGCCTATGTGGCGGGCGGTCCGGCGGATGACCATGAGGGCACCTGCGAAGCCGACGCCGTGGCGCGGATGCGGCAGGGCATGCGGTCGATGATCCGGCTCGGTTCGGCGTGGTATGACGTGAAGACGCAGATCACCGCGATCACCGAAAAGGGGCTCGATCCGCGCAACATGATCCTGTGCACCGATGACAGCCACTCGGGTACCATCACCAACGAAGGGCATATGAACCGGGTGGTGCGTCATGCCATCGACTGCGGCTGCGATCCGTTGATTGCCTTGCAAATGGCGACGATCAACACCGCGACGCATTTCGGGTTGGAGCGGGAGATCGGCTCACTCACACCCGGCCGCCGAGCTGATGTGATCCTGACATCGGACCTTGCGAGCTTCCCGGTAGAGGCGGTGATCGCGCGTGGCGAGGTGGTCGCGGAAGATGGCAAATGCCTTGTCGATTGCCCGCATTTCGACTGGCCTAACAATGCTCGCCAGACCGTAAACATGGCCCGAAACCTGAGCGCCGATGACTTCGACATCGCTGCCCCCGAAGGCGCGAACGCCGTCACCGCCAATGTCATCGGCGTGGTCGAAAACCAAGCGCCCACACGCGCGCTGAAGTTTGAACTGCCCGTGACCGAAGGCCGCGTGCAGGGCACTGGCGAGGTTTGCCAGATCGCACTGGTCGAACGCCACCGCGCCACCGGGACGGTGACCAACGCTTTCGTCTCGGGATTCGGCTATGAGGGGCGCATGGCCATGGCCTCGACCGTGGCGCATGACAGCCACCACATGATTGTCGTGGGCACCGATGCCGAGCAGATGGCGCTGGCCGCCAACCGGCTGCGCGAAGTCGGCGGGGGCATCACGATCTTCCGCGAGGGCGAGGAACTGGCGCTTGTCGCCCTGCCCATCGCCGGGTTGATGTCTGACCGCCCCGCCGCTGAAGTCGCCGCCGATGCCGAAGCCCTTGTGCAGGCGATGATCGACTGTGGCTGCAAGCTGAACAACGCCTATATGCAGCATTCTCTTTTGGCCCTTGTGGTGATCCCGGAGTTGCGGATCTCGGACCTTGGGCTGGTCGATGTGCAGAAATTTGAAATCATCCCATTGTTAGAGCCGCAAACATGA
- a CDS encoding glycosyltransferase family 4 protein translates to MNFLFVHQNMPGQYRELVQWLAQAGGHRIYFLTQRQNAPNLPGVETRVYRPHHRADDKAYGLSRVWEEASGNGFGAVNAARQIETQEGFRPDIIIGHVGWGELSFFKELWPDVPIIGYFEYYYNMTGGMVGFDPAEKISTHAPYLNHARNIVPLANIETVDLGHCPTHWQRDRFPESFHRKLYVCHDGIRTDQLLPDPDVSLRLGRLAEPVTREDEIITYVARNLEKTRGFHTMMRALPRILAERPSARVVIVGGNEVSYGKQSDHPGGLRGEMAAELQGKVDWERVHFVGKVPYPDFKKLVQISRCHIYLTMPFVLSWSLLEAMSMQATIVASDVAPVREAVSHGKTGLLVDFFDPDALAAQVVEVLANPQDHAHLGPAARAHVIENYDFLTRCLPEHLARINALVPDSKRIS, encoded by the coding sequence ATGAATTTTCTCTTTGTGCACCAGAATATGCCCGGCCAATACCGGGAGTTGGTGCAATGGCTGGCGCAGGCGGGCGGGCATCGGATTTATTTTCTGACCCAGCGTCAGAACGCCCCAAATCTGCCCGGCGTAGAAACCCGGGTCTACCGCCCTCACCACCGGGCCGACGACAAAGCCTATGGGCTCTCGCGCGTTTGGGAAGAAGCCTCGGGCAATGGTTTCGGGGCCGTCAACGCGGCCCGGCAGATCGAAACGCAAGAGGGCTTTCGCCCCGACATCATCATCGGCCACGTCGGTTGGGGGGAGTTAAGCTTTTTCAAAGAGCTTTGGCCCGATGTGCCGATCATCGGCTATTTCGAGTATTATTATAACATGACCGGTGGGATGGTCGGCTTTGATCCAGCCGAGAAAATTTCGACCCATGCGCCTTATCTTAACCATGCGCGCAATATCGTGCCGCTGGCCAATATCGAAACCGTCGATCTAGGCCACTGTCCGACCCATTGGCAACGTGACCGTTTTCCCGAAAGCTTTCACCGCAAGCTCTACGTCTGCCACGATGGCATCCGCACCGATCAACTATTGCCCGACCCGGATGTCAGCCTGCGGTTGGGGCGTCTGGCAGAGCCCGTCACGCGCGAGGATGAGATCATCACCTATGTCGCGCGCAATCTGGAAAAGACGCGGGGCTTTCACACGATGATGCGCGCTTTGCCGCGTATCTTGGCCGAGCGGCCCTCTGCGCGGGTGGTGATCGTCGGCGGCAATGAGGTGTCCTACGGCAAGCAAAGCGACCATCCCGGCGGGTTGCGCGGAGAGATGGCGGCAGAACTGCAGGGCAAGGTCGATTGGGAGCGGGTGCATTTCGTCGGCAAAGTGCCATACCCCGATTTCAAGAAGCTTGTGCAGATCAGCCGCTGTCACATCTATCTGACGATGCCCTTTGTGCTGTCTTGGTCCCTGCTCGAAGCCATGTCGATGCAGGCCACGATCGTGGCCTCTGATGTGGCCCCGGTGCGCGAGGCGGTGAGCCATGGCAAGACCGGGCTGCTGGTGGATTTCTTTGACCCCGATGCGTTGGCGGCGCAGGTGGTGGAGGTGCTTGCCAATCCGCAGGACCACGCACATCTCGGCCCGGCGGCGCGGGCGCATGTGATTGAGAATTACGATTTCCTTACCCGCTGCCTGCCCGAACACCTCGCGCGGATCAACGCATTGGTGCCCGACAGCAAACGGATCAGCTAG
- a CDS encoding polysaccharide biosynthesis/export family protein, with translation MKHLSKLFLLALMTFSLAACSNLPRGAAIQKEVTEEAAAPDADIAVYPVTRAFLPSVAQWPRTGERRHGWIGASRGSNAQVIRPGDRLDILVWDSSDNSLLTSPSQQVATLSGIRVSESGTIFMPYIGKVQVSGRTPDSARQLLQRRLETIVPSAQVQLAMTEGRSNSVDLVSGVSSPGNILMPDNNFTVLAAISAGGGVQSGIENPQVKLLRGPNIYTTSIDRLYENPSLDTRLIGGDKLIIEDDRRYFLSLGAAGREAQFPFNRDEVSALDALAIIGGVNESRADPEGILILREYPASAVSAGVRGPRRTRVVFTLDLTTSDGLFSARNFHIQSGDLVLATESPLSDTRTILGLVGSVFGLVNTAGNLGN, from the coding sequence ATGAAGCACCTGAGCAAACTGTTCCTCTTGGCCCTGATGACCTTCTCGCTGGCGGCATGCAGCAACCTTCCGCGTGGTGCAGCCATCCAAAAAGAGGTCACTGAGGAAGCGGCCGCGCCGGATGCCGATATCGCCGTTTATCCCGTCACCCGTGCCTTTCTGCCCAGTGTTGCTCAGTGGCCCCGCACCGGCGAAAGACGCCATGGCTGGATCGGTGCCAGCCGAGGGTCGAACGCCCAAGTGATCCGCCCCGGTGATCGGCTGGACATTCTGGTTTGGGACAGCAGCGACAACTCGCTTCTGACGTCGCCAAGCCAACAGGTTGCCACCCTGTCCGGCATTCGCGTTTCGGAGAGCGGGACGATTTTCATGCCCTATATCGGCAAGGTTCAGGTCTCGGGCCGGACCCCGGATTCAGCGCGGCAATTGCTTCAGCGTCGGCTTGAGACGATCGTGCCCTCGGCACAGGTGCAACTGGCCATGACCGAAGGGCGCAGCAACTCCGTCGATCTGGTGAGCGGCGTGAGCAGCCCCGGCAACATCCTGATGCCCGACAATAACTTTACCGTGCTGGCGGCGATTTCGGCTGGTGGCGGGGTGCAAAGCGGCATCGAAAACCCGCAGGTCAAACTGCTGCGCGGCCCAAACATCTATACCACGTCGATCGACCGGCTTTACGAAAACCCCAGCCTTGATACCCGGCTGATCGGGGGCGACAAACTGATCATCGAGGATGATCGCCGTTACTTCCTGTCGCTGGGTGCCGCCGGAAGGGAGGCACAGTTTCCCTTTAACCGCGATGAGGTCTCTGCGCTGGATGCGCTGGCGATCATCGGTGGGGTAAACGAATCCCGCGCCGACCCCGAGGGCATTTTGATCCTGCGCGAATACCCCGCCAGCGCGGTCAGCGCCGGGGTGCGCGGCCCGCGCCGCACGCGGGTGGTGTTCACGCTGGATTTGACCACATCTGACGGGCTCTTTTCGGCGCGGAATTTCCACATTCAATCTGGCGATCTGGTGCTTGCGACCGAAAGCCCACTGTCGGACACGCGCACCATTCTGGGCCTTGTCGGATCGGTCTTTGGGCTGGTGAACACAGCCGGGAACCTTGGCAACTGA
- a CDS encoding NAD(P)-dependent oxidoreductase, which produces MTTKDSAVSSGPADFDGVLLLGATGRLGSMLRRHWPEPQALRSQSRQPRPGFCNFDLPAAGEGPSDAAISAARGARAVISLAGVTPARAGACGAPLEDNVTLALAALKLAEAAAVPRFFVASSAAVYGAQDGPLREDMPCAPLSEYGRQKLAMEQAVREAQGKTAITALRIGNVAGADAILGGWQPKMQIDRFPDGATPSRSYIGPVTLARVLCALCHVDDLPPVLNTAAPGAVQMGALLDAAGLAWQPKPAPATAIPEVRLDTNALECHVDFTPETQTPAGLVREWQQDMNKR; this is translated from the coding sequence ATGACTACAAAAGACAGCGCGGTTTCAAGCGGCCCGGCGGATTTTGACGGGGTTCTCTTGCTGGGCGCGACGGGGCGTTTGGGCAGCATGCTGCGCCGTCATTGGCCTGAACCGCAGGCTCTGCGCAGCCAGTCGCGGCAGCCTCGACCCGGGTTTTGCAATTTCGATCTGCCAGCAGCGGGAGAGGGGCCAAGCGATGCGGCGATTTCCGCCGCCCGTGGGGCGCGGGCGGTGATCTCTTTGGCCGGGGTGACCCCGGCCCGGGCGGGGGCCTGCGGCGCACCATTGGAGGATAACGTCACCCTCGCCCTCGCCGCGCTGAAACTGGCAGAGGCGGCGGCGGTCCCCCGGTTTTTTGTCGCTTCTTCGGCAGCGGTCTATGGCGCGCAAGACGGTCCGCTGCGAGAGGATATGCCCTGCGCTCCGCTTTCGGAGTACGGCAGGCAGAAGCTGGCGATGGAGCAGGCGGTGCGAGAAGCGCAAGGCAAGACCGCCATCACCGCGCTGCGGATCGGCAATGTGGCCGGCGCGGACGCGATCCTTGGCGGCTGGCAACCGAAAATGCAGATTGATCGCTTCCCCGATGGCGCCACGCCAAGCCGCAGCTATATCGGGCCGGTGACCTTGGCGCGGGTGCTCTGCGCGCTCTGCCATGTGGACGACCTGCCGCCTGTTTTGAATACCGCGGCCCCCGGCGCGGTGCAAATGGGGGCGCTGCTCGATGCGGCGGGGCTGGCGTGGCAGCCCAAACCGGCCCCGGCCACCGCCATTCCTGAGGTGCGGCTGGATACGAATGCGCTTGAATGCCACGTCGATTTCACGCCAGAAACTCAAACGCCCGCCGGTTTGGTACGTGAATGGCAGCAGGATATGAACAAACGATGA